From Spiroplasma eriocheiris, the proteins below share one genomic window:
- a CDS encoding MurR/RpiR family transcriptional regulator has product MELRSLYKKIKLQGINSTGITKAISDYIVENIKQRNIEALSLKKIAKNCNVSDATITRYCKELGYSGFIPFKKHLDAINTNYVINNHEVIINRSLVESTEKFYDEYVNIYNRGRLAIKMLIKNGMIDRIASLLKNCQRIFIAGNNINYSQTIDFKNHLIASGFNVLLE; this is encoded by the coding sequence ATGGAATTAAGAAGTTTATACAAAAAAATCAAATTACAAGGTATTAATTCAACGGGAATTACAAAAGCTATTTCAGATTATATTGTGGAAAATATTAAACAACGCAATATTGAAGCATTATCACTTAAAAAAATTGCTAAAAACTGCAATGTAAGTGATGCTACCATAACTAGATATTGCAAAGAATTGGGTTATTCAGGGTTTATTCCTTTTAAAAAACATTTAGATGCCATTAATACTAACTATGTTATTAATAACCATGAGGTGATTATTAATCGGAGTTTAGTTGAATCAACAGAGAAATTTTATGATGAATATGTTAATATTTATAATCGTGGACGATTAGCAATTAAAATGCTAATTAAAAATGGAATGATTGATCGCATCGCAAGTTTACTTAAAAATTGCCAAAGAATTTTTATTGCCGGAAACAATATTAATTATAGTCAAACAATTGATTTTAAAAATCATTTAATCGCGAGTGGGTTTAATGTTTTATTAGAATAA